In the genome of Nonlabens sp. MB-3u-79, one region contains:
- a CDS encoding SDR family NAD(P)-dependent oxidoreductase yields MSKRIVITGTSRGIGFELAQLLANAGHEVVALSRKIDTIQALENNSIHAISTDLSAQSSIDAAAKNLLDKWDRIDILIHNAGMLVNKPFEQLTPADFQQCYAVNVFGVAALTQALMPAMNKQTHVVAISSMGGIQGSAKFPGLAAYSSAKAAVITLFELLAEEYKENGPYFNTLALGAVQTEMLEEAFPGYKAPLTATEMASYIMDFALTGHKFYNGKTLQVSASTP; encoded by the coding sequence ATGAGTAAAAGAATAGTTATTACAGGAACCAGTCGCGGGATCGGATTTGAACTGGCTCAGTTATTAGCAAATGCTGGACATGAGGTGGTAGCGCTTTCGCGAAAGATAGATACTATCCAAGCCTTAGAGAACAATTCGATACACGCGATTTCCACCGACTTGAGTGCGCAGTCCAGTATAGACGCTGCGGCTAAGAACCTACTGGATAAATGGGACCGCATTGATATTTTGATTCACAACGCAGGAATGTTAGTGAACAAGCCCTTTGAACAACTCACCCCAGCAGATTTTCAGCAATGCTATGCGGTAAATGTTTTTGGAGTAGCAGCTTTGACACAAGCTTTAATGCCGGCTATGAATAAACAAACTCATGTAGTTGCTATCAGTTCTATGGGAGGTATTCAAGGAAGTGCAAAATTCCCAGGGCTTGCTGCTTATTCCAGTGCCAAAGCAGCGGTCATCACCTTGTTTGAACTCCTAGCTGAAGAGTACAAAGAAAACGGACCGTACTTCAATACACTTGCTTTAGGAGCGGTACAAACCGAAATGTTGGAAGAAGCCTTTCCAGGTTATAAAGCACCCTTAACGGCAACAGAAATGGCGAGTTATATTATGGATTTTGCATTGACTGGCCATAAATTCTATAATGGAAAAACGCTTCAGGTGAGTGCGAGCACTCCATAA
- a CDS encoding M20/M25/M40 family metallo-hydrolase yields MKKTLLLLFIAAITCACSSSKGIDKMGQALDNMSQLTEIKMPKASAVQIALDVEYLASDELKGRDTGSEGIEQAAVYLSERFSQIGILPYKGSYMDHFEVNEQEAFNVIAMIPGSDKSLMDEVVVIGAHYDHIGMIQAVAGDSIANGANDNATGTATVLAIAANFRKLDFNRRTVVFALFSAEEKGLLGSKHLAQRMKKEGVNVVAMLNFEMTGTPMVNRPYIAYLSGHDSSDMATVFNEANKDRVVTGKLDQAAQLNLFKRSDNYAFFQEFNVPSQTFSTFDFTNFDHYHQVGDDISQVNTIHMAQLVDAVMPGIFKVVNAEQLKLTPTTNE; encoded by the coding sequence ATGAAAAAAACACTATTACTTCTATTCATCGCAGCGATTACATGTGCTTGTAGTTCTTCCAAGGGAATTGACAAGATGGGGCAGGCTCTTGATAATATGAGCCAACTCACAGAAATCAAAATGCCTAAAGCCAGTGCCGTTCAAATCGCGCTGGATGTAGAATATTTAGCAAGTGATGAATTAAAAGGTCGCGATACGGGATCTGAAGGAATAGAACAAGCAGCGGTTTACCTTTCGGAGCGTTTTTCTCAGATAGGTATTTTGCCTTATAAAGGATCTTATATGGATCATTTTGAAGTTAACGAACAAGAAGCCTTTAACGTTATCGCTATGATTCCTGGGTCCGATAAGAGTTTAATGGATGAGGTAGTAGTTATAGGAGCTCATTATGATCATATAGGAATGATACAAGCCGTTGCTGGAGACAGTATTGCAAACGGTGCTAATGATAATGCCACAGGGACAGCAACTGTACTTGCTATAGCAGCAAATTTTAGAAAGTTAGACTTTAATAGAAGAACGGTTGTTTTTGCACTTTTCTCTGCTGAAGAAAAAGGCTTATTAGGCTCTAAGCACTTAGCGCAGCGCATGAAAAAAGAAGGAGTGAATGTCGTTGCGATGCTCAATTTTGAAATGACGGGTACGCCTATGGTAAACCGCCCGTATATCGCATATCTGTCAGGACATGATAGTTCTGATATGGCGACTGTTTTTAATGAAGCAAATAAAGACCGTGTAGTGACTGGAAAGTTAGACCAGGCAGCACAATTAAATTTGTTTAAGAGATCAGATAACTATGCGTTCTTTCAAGAATTTAATGTGCCATCACAAACCTTTAGCACTTTTGACTTTACCAATTTTGACCACTACCATCAAGTAGGAGATGATATTTCTCAAGTTAATACGATTCATATGGCACAATTAGTTGATGCGGTGATGCCAGGAATCTTTAAAGTAGTGAACGCAGAACAATTGAAATTAACCCCTACTACCAATGAGTAA